A genome region from Blautia coccoides includes the following:
- a CDS encoding CRISPR-associated endonuclease Cas3'', giving the protein MEKLAHSAVNCGREQTYENHTEGVTKLIKDMLKDIQPYVPKVLYTRLERVLWAGEFHDVGKLDKEDQQVLRENKRKIALPIPHQIAGAKYLYEEYRDIYAAALIFGHHMPGLPDLNGDTKELFCYYPQNCIMKKEELINHIETHLQEYLEIHRQIRGEIGLNVQREVPTAMEMRIMLSCLVDADWSDTAGETKEDIFPRWEERQASLDRYIKEKEAECAVDLSNEERNRRRHEMYYACREKTDINNSLLNGDAAVGTGKTTAFLAHLLRCAKMQRLRHIFIILPYTNILEQVEKVLDEAVVLPGESAKNVIAVLHHRAEYSSAELKMLADTWNTPIILTTAVQFFETLASNKPGRLRKLHQLPGSGIFLDEFHASVPVTCIPIVWQWLTELSNVWGCKIILSSGTMIRFWDNINIKKVYKGSRASCHNIQKPEELLPSSLRKSLEEQEKNRIYLGISKEEFAEHHFNELDSLLEFVLSKRGPRILMMDTRKASALAAYRLKMKGHKVYHLSNVFKPEDSARILKDVEKKLKDENKDPLKENWTLVCTTYASMGLNLSFRNGFCRTFSCTVFLQLAGRINRNGEYDNAGLWAFTLNEAKVPENKGLKLSREVWTEMIQEGIDGDPLKSFSPSQLATYAFREECKRSFGTASKQSELLSAERSFQFEELAQKFKIIPEEQEIMAITDLEILKNAMTGNKKEVRDLLQKKSVSIYKSLADEMQLAAVEEFPELRYLPPEKYDSELLGYLKGWVTENLE; this is encoded by the coding sequence ATGGAGAAACTGGCTCACAGCGCTGTAAACTGCGGGAGAGAACAGACATATGAGAATCACACCGAGGGTGTGACAAAACTTATAAAAGATATGTTGAAAGACATACAGCCTTATGTGCCAAAAGTGCTTTATACAAGATTAGAGAGGGTACTTTGGGCCGGTGAGTTTCATGATGTAGGAAAACTGGACAAGGAGGATCAACAGGTTCTACGTGAAAATAAAAGGAAAATTGCTTTGCCAATACCGCATCAGATTGCTGGCGCAAAATACTTATATGAGGAGTATAGGGATATATATGCGGCGGCATTGATATTTGGGCATCATATGCCTGGACTTCCGGATTTGAATGGGGATACAAAAGAACTATTTTGCTATTATCCCCAAAACTGTATTATGAAAAAAGAGGAGTTGATCAATCATATTGAGACTCATCTTCAAGAGTATCTGGAAATCCATAGGCAGATAAGAGGAGAGATCGGGCTGAATGTGCAGCGAGAGGTACCTACAGCAATGGAAATGCGTATCATGCTGTCATGCCTGGTGGACGCGGATTGGAGTGATACTGCAGGAGAGACGAAAGAGGATATTTTTCCACGATGGGAGGAACGGCAGGCATCGCTTGACAGATATATCAAAGAAAAAGAGGCGGAATGTGCAGTAGATTTAAGTAATGAAGAGCGGAATCGCAGACGTCATGAAATGTATTATGCGTGTAGAGAGAAAACAGATATAAACAATTCTCTGCTCAATGGAGATGCGGCAGTAGGAACCGGAAAGACGACGGCATTTTTAGCCCATCTGCTTCGCTGTGCCAAAATGCAAAGGCTGAGACATATATTTATAATATTGCCTTATACAAATATTTTGGAGCAGGTGGAGAAGGTACTGGATGAGGCAGTTGTTTTACCAGGGGAGTCTGCTAAGAACGTTATTGCTGTACTACATCACAGGGCTGAATATTCATCTGCTGAGTTGAAAATGCTGGCTGATACATGGAATACACCGATTATTCTCACGACAGCGGTACAATTCTTTGAGACTCTCGCGTCAAATAAGCCAGGGCGGTTAAGAAAACTTCATCAACTGCCTGGTTCCGGGATTTTTCTGGATGAGTTCCACGCATCGGTTCCGGTTACCTGTATTCCTATAGTATGGCAATGGCTCACAGAATTGTCAAATGTATGGGGATGTAAAATTATATTATCTTCTGGAACTATGATACGTTTTTGGGATAATATAAATATTAAGAAGGTTTATAAAGGCAGCCGCGCCAGTTGTCATAATATTCAGAAACCAGAAGAGCTGCTGCCGTCTTCGTTGAGAAAGTCACTGGAGGAACAGGAAAAAAACAGGATTTATCTTGGAATATCTAAAGAAGAATTTGCGGAGCATCATTTTAATGAACTGGATAGTTTATTGGAATTTGTATTGAGCAAAAGAGGTCCAAGGATATTGATGATGGACACACGCAAGGCTTCCGCATTGGCGGCTTACAGGCTTAAAATGAAAGGACATAAAGTCTATCATTTATCTAATGTGTTCAAGCCGGAGGATAGCGCACGTATTTTAAAAGATGTGGAGAAAAAACTCAAAGATGAGAACAAAGACCCTTTAAAAGAAAATTGGACGTTAGTTTGCACCACGTATGCGAGTATGGGGTTAAATCTATCATTTAGAAATGGGTTTTGCCGTACGTTTTCCTGTACCGTTTTTTTACAGCTTGCAGGGAGGATCAATAGAAATGGAGAATACGATAATGCAGGTCTGTGGGCGTTTACATTGAATGAAGCAAAGGTACCGGAGAATAAAGGACTGAAGCTTTCGAGAGAAGTATGGACAGAAATGATCCAGGAGGGCATCGATGGGGATCCTCTGAAAAGTTTTTCGCCTTCACAATTAGCAACCTATGCGTTTCGGGAAGAGTGTAAGCGAAGTTTTGGAACTGCCAGTAAACAATCAGAATTATTGTCTGCAGAGCGATCTTTTCAGTTTGAAGAGCTGGCTCAAAAGTTTAAGATCATACCGGAAGAACAGGAAATCATGGCAATTACTGACTTGGAGATTCTGAAAAATGCCATGACAGGAAACAAAAAGGAAGTAAGAGATTTGCTTCAGAAAAAGAGCGTATCTATTTACAAAAGTCTTGCAGATGAAATGCAGCTTGCAGCAGTTGAAGAATTTCCAGAGTTAAGATATCTGCCGCCGGAAAAATATGATTCGGAATTATTGGGATACCTAAAAGGGTGGGTTACTGAAAACTTAGAATGA
- a CDS encoding RNA polymerase sigma factor, which yields MVKAIKVIHLAPGESVLITAALALRHLVRLPQAVLMPAANQNSSMILMQNRRRKRSSLFFALHELTTEPLEQTYERIEQLREIQAVLQDIPPQQRERFILHFAYGYSYSEIAKMQGCHKAAVMRSAKSALKKSVKIWLPDYQLLPVFSPNHAVFLLYKIYYRLLLRRSAHLLR from the coding sequence ATGGTAAAAGCCATCAAAGTAATTCATCTGGCTCCCGGGGAATCCGTTTTAATCACAGCGGCCCTGGCCCTACGCCACCTTGTCAGGCTGCCGCAAGCTGTCCTTATGCCTGCGGCGAACCAAAACAGTTCTATGATACTCATGCAAAACAGACGCCGAAAGAGATCATCGCTTTTTTTCGCGTTGCATGAACTGACGACGGAACCTTTGGAGCAGACCTATGAACGCATAGAACAGCTGCGGGAAATACAGGCCGTTCTGCAAGATATTCCACCGCAGCAACGTGAGAGATTTATCCTGCATTTTGCCTACGGTTACTCTTACTCGGAGATTGCCAAAATGCAGGGGTGTCATAAGGCGGCTGTCATGCGTTCCGCTAAATCTGCGTTGAAAAAATCCGTGAAAATCTGGCTGCCTGACTATCAACTTTTGCCCGTTTTCTCTCCTAACCACGCGGTTTTTTTGTTATATAAAATATATTACCGGTTACTATTGCGCAGGTCTGCGCATCTGCTGCGCTGA
- a CDS encoding phosphoribosylformylglycinamidine synthase has product MSSVRRVYVEKKPAFAVQAKELSHEISTYLGIKDVAGVRVLIRYDVENISDEAFEKACNCVFSEPPVDVLYQETFEKKEGDRVFSVEFLPGQFDQRADSAVQCIQFLKADEEPIIRSATTYVIEGNISDEEFEAVKEHCINPVDSREADAAKPETLVANFDDPADVKIFEGFREMPEAELKELYSSLNLAMTFKDFQHIQNYFINEEKRDPSMTEIRVLDTYWSDHCRHTTFSTELKNVVFGEGDYKEPIVKTYEKYLADRQVIYKDRDDKFVCLMDLALMAMKKLKAEGKLEDQEESDEINACSIVVPVDVDGREEEWLINFKNETHNHPTEIEPFGGAATCLGGAIRDPLSGRTYVYQAMRVTGAADPTVSVKDTMKGKLPQKKLVRSAAHGYSSYGNQIGLATGYVKEVYHPNYVAKRMEIGAVLGAAPRRAVIRENSDPNDIIILLGGRTGRDGCGGATGSSKVHTEESIETCGAEVQKGNAPTERKIQRLFRREEVSRIIKKCNDFGAGGVSVAIGELAAGLQIDLDKVPKKYAGLDGTEIAISESQERMAVVVDPKDVEQFLDYAKEENLEAIPVAVVTESPRLVMNWRGNTIVDLSRAFLDTNGAHQETDVYVDVPNREGNVLDRAEESVDVKKRWMDTLSDLNTCSQKGLVEMFDSSIGAGSVLMPYGGKYQLTETQAMVAKVPVLNGKTETVTMMSYGFDPYLSSWSPYHGAVYAVTESVARIVAAGGDHSKIRFTFQEYFRRMTEDPHRWSQPFAALLGAYAAQMGFGLPSIGGKDSMSGTFNEIDVPPTLVSFAVDVAKEKDIITPELKTPGDKLVWLRAPKAEYDLPDFEALKEQYSKLHEDIQAGRVVAAYALDRSGIASAVSKMAFGNQMGVKIEHNVDERDLFSAGFGDIICEVKADKVGELAVTYTVIGEVTDKAAIEYKDMSISMAEALETWKAPLEKVFKTRSGSETDDITKDEDRGLYKADSIHICAHKIAQPTVFIPVFPGTNCEYDSRKAFERAGANVITKVFKNLDAADIRDSVEAFEKSIDQAQIIMFPGGFSAGDEPDGSAKFFATAFQNAKIKDAVMRLVNERDGLALGICNGFQALVKLGLVPNGEITGQTADSPTLTYNTIGRHISKMVYTKVVSNKSPWLQKAVLGNVYANPASHGEGRFVANEEWIRKLFANGQVATQYCDLDGNVTMDEEWNVNGSYASIEGITSPDGRILGKMAHSERRDCGVAMNIYGEQDIQIFESGVEYFK; this is encoded by the coding sequence ATGAGCAGTGTAAGACGTGTCTATGTAGAGAAGAAGCCGGCTTTTGCAGTACAGGCAAAGGAGCTTTCCCATGAGATCAGCACGTATTTGGGCATTAAGGACGTAGCAGGAGTCCGCGTTTTGATTCGTTATGACGTAGAAAATATTTCCGATGAGGCATTTGAGAAAGCATGTAACTGTGTATTTTCTGAGCCTCCGGTGGATGTATTATATCAGGAAACATTTGAGAAGAAGGAAGGGGACAGGGTATTTTCCGTAGAGTTCCTTCCGGGACAGTTTGACCAGAGAGCAGATTCCGCGGTACAGTGCATACAGTTCTTAAAGGCAGATGAGGAACCTATCATCCGCTCTGCAACCACCTATGTGATCGAGGGAAATATTTCTGACGAGGAGTTTGAGGCTGTTAAGGAACACTGTATCAACCCTGTGGATTCCAGAGAGGCAGATGCGGCGAAGCCGGAGACACTGGTCGCAAACTTTGATGACCCTGCTGATGTGAAGATTTTTGAAGGATTCCGGGAGATGCCTGAGGCGGAGCTGAAGGAACTGTATTCCTCCCTGAATCTGGCTATGACCTTTAAGGATTTCCAGCACATCCAGAACTATTTTATAAATGAAGAAAAGCGTGACCCGTCCATGACAGAGATCCGCGTACTGGATACTTACTGGTCAGATCACTGCCGCCATACCACTTTCTCTACAGAGCTGAAAAATGTGGTATTTGGCGAGGGCGATTACAAAGAGCCGATTGTAAAAACGTATGAAAAATATCTGGCTGACCGTCAGGTGATCTACAAAGACAGGGATGACAAGTTTGTATGCCTTATGGACCTGGCTTTGATGGCAATGAAAAAATTAAAGGCAGAAGGAAAGCTTGAGGACCAGGAAGAGTCTGACGAGATCAATGCCTGCAGTATTGTTGTCCCTGTTGATGTGGACGGCAGGGAAGAGGAATGGCTGATCAACTTTAAAAATGAGACACATAACCATCCCACAGAGATCGAGCCTTTCGGCGGTGCTGCTACCTGCCTTGGCGGTGCTATCCGTGACCCGCTGTCAGGACGTACCTATGTATATCAGGCAATGCGAGTGACCGGCGCGGCTGATCCGACAGTGTCTGTAAAAGATACCATGAAGGGAAAACTGCCGCAGAAGAAGCTGGTCAGAAGTGCGGCTCATGGCTATTCCTCCTATGGAAATCAGATTGGCCTGGCTACAGGATATGTAAAAGAAGTGTATCATCCCAACTATGTGGCAAAACGTATGGAGATCGGTGCCGTGTTAGGTGCTGCTCCCAGACGCGCGGTTATCCGTGAGAACTCTGACCCCAATGATATCATTATCCTTCTGGGCGGTCGTACCGGACGTGATGGATGCGGTGGTGCTACAGGTTCCTCAAAAGTGCACACAGAAGAATCTATTGAGACTTGCGGTGCTGAGGTACAGAAAGGTAATGCCCCTACGGAGAGAAAGATCCAGAGACTTTTCAGAAGAGAGGAAGTCAGCAGGATCATTAAAAAATGTAACGACTTCGGTGCTGGCGGTGTCTCTGTTGCCATCGGCGAGCTGGCAGCAGGACTGCAGATCGATCTGGACAAGGTGCCGAAAAAATATGCCGGTCTGGATGGAACAGAGATCGCGATCTCTGAATCCCAGGAGCGTATGGCAGTTGTGGTAGATCCAAAAGATGTTGAGCAGTTCCTGGATTACGCAAAAGAGGAGAACCTGGAGGCGATTCCGGTAGCGGTGGTAACGGAAAGTCCGCGTCTTGTAATGAACTGGAGAGGAAACACGATCGTTGATCTGTCCAGAGCATTCCTGGATACCAACGGTGCTCATCAGGAGACAGATGTATATGTAGACGTTCCCAACAGAGAAGGAAATGTTCTGGACCGGGCAGAGGAATCCGTTGACGTGAAAAAACGCTGGATGGATACTCTCTCTGACTTAAATACCTGTTCCCAGAAAGGCCTTGTGGAAATGTTCGACAGCTCCATCGGAGCAGGCAGCGTATTGATGCCTTATGGCGGAAAATACCAGCTCACAGAGACACAGGCTATGGTAGCCAAGGTTCCTGTTTTAAATGGTAAAACAGAGACAGTCACTATGATGAGCTATGGATTTGATCCGTATCTGTCAAGCTGGAGTCCATACCACGGTGCTGTCTACGCAGTGACGGAATCTGTTGCCAGAATCGTTGCGGCAGGCGGCGACCACAGCAAGATCCGTTTTACATTCCAGGAATATTTCCGCAGAATGACAGAAGATCCCCACCGCTGGAGCCAGCCTTTTGCTGCCCTGTTGGGTGCCTATGCCGCACAGATGGGATTCGGTCTTCCCTCTATCGGCGGTAAGGATTCCATGTCCGGTACCTTCAATGAAATTGATGTGCCGCCTACACTGGTATCCTTTGCTGTGGATGTTGCAAAAGAAAAAGACATTATCACACCGGAACTGAAAACACCGGGGGACAAGCTGGTATGGCTGCGCGCTCCCAAAGCAGAATACGATCTTCCGGACTTCGAGGCTTTGAAAGAACAGTACAGCAAGCTGCATGAGGACATTCAGGCAGGCAGAGTTGTGGCTGCATATGCACTCGACCGCAGCGGTATCGCGTCAGCAGTGAGCAAAATGGCATTCGGAAACCAGATGGGTGTTAAGATCGAGCATAATGTAGATGAGAGAGATCTGTTCAGCGCAGGATTCGGTGATATTATCTGTGAAGTGAAGGCAGACAAAGTAGGTGAGCTGGCTGTCACATATACGGTTATCGGTGAAGTGACAGACAAGGCAGCAATCGAATATAAAGATATGAGTATCTCCATGGCAGAGGCCCTGGAAACCTGGAAGGCACCTCTTGAGAAGGTATTCAAGACACGTTCCGGTTCCGAGACAGATGACATTACAAAGGATGAGGACAGAGGTCTGTACAAAGCAGACAGCATTCATATCTGCGCGCATAAGATTGCACAGCCAACTGTATTTATTCCGGTATTCCCGGGAACCAACTGTGAATATGACAGCAGAAAAGCTTTTGAGAGAGCCGGCGCAAATGTTATTACAAAAGTATTCAAGAACCTGGATGCAGCGGATATCCGTGATTCTGTTGAAGCCTTTGAAAAATCCATTGACCAGGCACAGATCATAATGTTCCCGGGCGGATTCTCAGCAGGTGATGAACCGGACGGCTCCGCAAAATTCTTCGCAACCGCGTTCCAGAATGCAAAGATCAAAGACGCGGTTATGAGACTGGTCAACGAAAGAGACGGCCTTGCTCTTGGTATCTGCAACGGATTCCAGGCACTGGTTAAGCTGGGACTCGTACCAAACGGAGAGATCACAGGACAGACAGCCGATTCCCCGACTCTGACATACAACACGATTGGACGCCACATATCCAAAATGGTTTACACAAAAGTGGTCTCCAACAAATCCCCATGGCTGCAGAAAGCTGTACTGGGCAATGTCTACGCAAATCCTGCATCTCACGGTGAGGGACGCTTTGTGGCAAATGAAGAGTGGATCCGGAAGCTCTTTGCAAACGGTCAGGTAGCTACTCAGTATTGTGACCTGGACGGCAATGTGACTATGGATGAAGAGTGGAATGTAAACGGTTCTTACGCTTCTATTGAGGGTATCACCAGCCCTGACGGACGTATTTTGGGCAAGATGGCTCACAGTGAGCGCCGTGACTGCGGTGTGGCCATGAATATTTATGGTGAGCAGGATATTCAGATTTTTGAATCCGGTGTGGAATATTTTAAATAA
- a CDS encoding type I CRISPR-associated protein Cas7: MSNELHRGTGMLLIEAVNSNPNGNPDQDSDPRRRNDGYGEISPVSFKHKIRELISDKEGPVWQEISSDLGITEDEFDHYDILEQKSTDRKEVKKLSAQEFLDKYWDARVFGSTFLEGKEQNSTFIHTGVVQFGLGISLSPIEIERLTTTKVLPAQEGRDKGMAPLAYRIVPYGLYAMPFFVNATMARRTQCTWLDIQILFRVLPFAYQETASYIRAQVNIRHAFYVEHRKARGCFNDFEIIEALTPNAYEKEKPAHNIRDYDMEQMKKCIEDLNKKMEGKAGPVVDLMEMI; this comes from the coding sequence ATGAGTAATGAATTACATCGTGGTACAGGTATGTTGTTGATCGAAGCAGTGAATTCCAATCCAAATGGTAATCCGGATCAGGACAGCGATCCCAGACGCCGTAATGATGGATATGGAGAAATTTCACCAGTGTCTTTTAAACACAAAATAAGGGAACTGATCAGTGATAAAGAAGGGCCTGTGTGGCAGGAAATCAGCAGTGATCTGGGAATCACAGAGGATGAGTTTGATCATTATGATATTCTTGAACAAAAATCAACGGACAGAAAAGAAGTGAAAAAGCTTTCAGCGCAGGAATTTCTGGACAAATACTGGGATGCGCGTGTATTTGGTTCAACCTTCCTTGAAGGCAAGGAGCAGAATAGCACATTTATTCATACAGGTGTGGTTCAATTTGGACTTGGTATTTCACTTTCCCCGATTGAAATAGAGAGACTGACAACAACAAAGGTTCTGCCGGCTCAGGAGGGCAGGGATAAAGGTATGGCACCTCTGGCGTATCGTATTGTTCCCTATGGGCTTTATGCCATGCCATTTTTTGTAAATGCCACTATGGCACGGCGGACACAGTGTACCTGGTTGGATATACAGATCCTATTCCGTGTTTTGCCATTTGCATATCAGGAGACTGCTTCCTATATCAGAGCACAGGTAAATATACGCCATGCTTTTTATGTTGAACATAGGAAAGCCAGGGGCTGTTTTAATGATTTTGAAATCATTGAGGCACTGACTCCAAATGCCTACGAAAAAGAAAAACCGGCACATAATATACGGGATTATGATATGGAACAAATGAAAAAATGTATTGAAGATTTAAATAAGAAAATGGAAGGTAAGGCGGGTCCTGTTGTTGATCTAATGGAGATGATCTGA
- a CDS encoding MFS transporter, with protein sequence MKLTAKHTIYSCYLGYITQAIVNNLPPLLFLTFHNQFGISLEKISLLITVNFCIQILIDFLAPGIIKKVGYRAVGITSFIVTTLGLTGFAWLPFLLPNAYTGILICMAFNAVGGGILEVIVSPIVESCPSENKESAMSLLHSFYCWGHMGVVILSTLFFVAAGIDSWRYLPALWALVPLFTCLMFIKIPIYSIEGDDEETKIPGGIFKSGIFWVLFLLMICAGASEQAVSQWSSLFAEDGLGVSKTVGDLLGPCAFAFFMGLSRLLYGIKGDKLNIRHGLLGTSALCIVGYLITSLSPIPLLSLAGCALCGFSVGLMWPGVFSLGAALCRGGGTMMYAMFALAGDVGCSAGPSVVGFVTDAAGSMKTGILAALIFPVILFLIMLGLHKNSAKEKHPADKKTADTAAARDLRSQE encoded by the coding sequence ATGAAACTAACCGCGAAACACACCATATACAGCTGCTATCTCGGCTACATCACACAGGCAATCGTCAACAATCTGCCGCCCCTTTTGTTCCTCACGTTCCACAACCAGTTCGGCATCTCACTGGAGAAGATCAGCCTGCTGATCACCGTGAATTTCTGCATCCAGATCCTCATAGATTTCCTGGCACCGGGAATCATAAAAAAAGTGGGATACCGGGCAGTAGGAATCACATCCTTCATTGTCACCACCCTTGGTCTTACAGGCTTTGCCTGGCTTCCTTTTCTTCTTCCCAACGCCTACACAGGCATCCTTATCTGTATGGCGTTCAACGCAGTGGGCGGCGGTATCTTGGAGGTTATCGTAAGCCCCATTGTGGAGTCCTGTCCCAGTGAGAATAAGGAATCTGCCATGAGCCTTCTCCACTCCTTCTACTGCTGGGGGCACATGGGCGTGGTAATCCTCTCCACCCTGTTCTTTGTGGCAGCGGGCATTGATTCCTGGCGGTATCTCCCGGCTCTTTGGGCTTTGGTTCCGCTGTTCACCTGTCTGATGTTTATTAAAATCCCCATCTACAGCATTGAGGGCGATGACGAGGAGACGAAAATCCCCGGAGGGATTTTCAAAAGCGGTATTTTCTGGGTCCTCTTTCTGCTGATGATATGTGCCGGTGCATCGGAACAAGCTGTAAGCCAGTGGTCCTCTCTATTCGCCGAAGACGGGCTCGGGGTCAGCAAGACAGTAGGCGACCTTCTGGGCCCCTGTGCCTTTGCCTTTTTCATGGGACTTTCACGGCTTCTGTACGGAATCAAGGGCGATAAGCTGAATATCCGCCACGGCCTGCTGGGTACCAGTGCGCTGTGTATCGTTGGATATCTCATCACCAGCCTGTCCCCTATACCGCTTTTATCCCTGGCCGGCTGCGCACTTTGCGGCTTCTCCGTGGGTCTTATGTGGCCCGGAGTTTTCTCCCTGGGCGCAGCCCTCTGCCGGGGCGGCGGCACTATGATGTACGCTATGTTTGCGCTGGCCGGTGACGTGGGCTGTTCTGCCGGACCGTCTGTTGTGGGATTCGTAACGGATGCGGCAGGCTCCATGAAGACAGGTATCCTGGCAGCCCTGATCTTCCCGGTGATCTTATTCCTGATCATGCTGGGACTGCA
- a CDS encoding type I-C CRISPR-associated protein Cas8c/Csd1, protein MLNELYQLSCTLEKLGLLSDDNTHRDMYKLGKFPCLYFRLDSDGFPVSMRLLNKNETGELWLHGKGNHNRFPAIRIQIPLLAETVSAAFDEKKWDAADLEERRQILYGLDYDDKNPKSNEIQIKPWTKEKLKPVMESDDPNLEALQKLIMRFPNEKNELFYEALRNFLKSKASELDKSESDLVKKMLVGGFNSKKQKYTAECLCYFDIKELSQVDCPVASLETEEALVRCLLEAERDIGEKEKDEHCIISALSGTPVVPIEEKYPNPKFQVIGPAYLFSNNTKANPCLLHYGMEGIQAFSAGKQQVQKINDALLFLMLNSRKGYTWTSFPGKNEKTPMLLLAWLEDDPQNEAELAAAVGDDGATFKYLEICKNVLDILKERKVSAPSSLVHLQLFEILDKGRKQIAYSRSMSQSQLSEDMNTWLEAAENLPAFVFKVKFRNKDGKEIHSYRPYCPGPAGISRLMQIHYKSRQGSIPGELIVRKSSSMTLQEIYYLFLPEASERTVDKGFFSSVLERVLYVSQDLLIDAAYFQTVYGKEQPFSEEYMKRVCTAAALLGILLYKLEIRKEKYMMDTMFMLGRLLKLADKLHKEYCISERNNSLPGQLMGNAVLQMAMQTPTEAMVRLEEKIAMYINWAETDKKDRGRWILREIEKTVSAIMEDGGGILPKQPTSQEKTLLLFGYMASLPFKEKNTVKSEADQKSEADQKKEEHDNE, encoded by the coding sequence ATGCTGAATGAACTGTATCAACTTTCCTGTACGTTGGAAAAGCTGGGGCTGCTTTCGGATGATAATACGCACCGTGATATGTATAAATTGGGTAAATTTCCATGTCTCTATTTTCGTCTGGACAGTGATGGATTTCCGGTCTCTATGCGTTTGCTAAATAAGAATGAAACAGGTGAACTTTGGCTGCATGGAAAAGGAAATCATAACAGGTTTCCTGCAATACGTATACAGATCCCTTTATTAGCGGAGACGGTTTCCGCAGCATTTGATGAGAAAAAATGGGATGCCGCAGATTTAGAGGAGAGGCGCCAGATATTATATGGACTGGATTACGATGATAAAAATCCTAAGAGTAATGAGATTCAGATAAAACCGTGGACGAAGGAAAAATTAAAACCTGTTATGGAAAGTGATGATCCAAATCTTGAGGCATTACAAAAGTTGATCATGAGATTTCCAAATGAAAAAAACGAATTATTTTATGAGGCTTTGCGTAATTTTCTTAAATCAAAAGCATCGGAATTAGATAAAAGCGAATCGGATCTTGTTAAAAAGATGTTAGTTGGAGGGTTCAACTCTAAAAAACAAAAATATACGGCAGAATGTCTATGCTATTTTGATATTAAAGAATTATCTCAAGTTGACTGTCCGGTGGCTAGTTTAGAAACAGAAGAAGCTTTGGTGCGGTGCCTTCTGGAAGCAGAAAGAGATATTGGTGAGAAAGAGAAAGATGAACACTGTATTATTTCTGCACTTTCAGGAACCCCTGTTGTGCCAATTGAAGAGAAATATCCAAATCCCAAATTTCAGGTAATTGGCCCTGCATATCTCTTTTCAAATAACACGAAAGCAAATCCATGTCTGTTACATTATGGAATGGAAGGAATTCAGGCATTTTCTGCGGGAAAGCAGCAGGTACAGAAGATAAATGATGCGTTGTTATTTTTGATGCTCAATTCCCGGAAAGGATATACATGGACGAGTTTTCCCGGAAAAAACGAAAAAACGCCTATGCTGCTTTTGGCCTGGCTGGAAGATGACCCGCAAAATGAAGCAGAACTGGCTGCCGCAGTTGGTGATGATGGAGCTACCTTTAAATATTTGGAAATATGTAAAAATGTCTTGGACATATTAAAAGAAAGGAAAGTTTCCGCTCCCTCGTCCCTGGTGCATCTGCAGCTATTTGAGATCTTGGATAAAGGACGCAAACAGATAGCTTATAGCAGATCAATGAGCCAAAGTCAGCTGTCTGAAGATATGAATACATGGCTGGAAGCGGCCGAAAATCTTCCGGCGTTTGTATTTAAGGTAAAGTTCAGGAATAAAGACGGGAAAGAAATCCATTCCTATCGTCCCTATTGTCCCGGACCGGCGGGGATCAGCAGGCTGATGCAGATTCATTATAAGAGCAGACAAGGCAGTATTCCGGGGGAATTGATCGTGCGAAAAAGTTCTTCCATGACTTTACAGGAAATCTATTATCTTTTTCTGCCGGAAGCTAGTGAGAGAACCGTTGATAAGGGGTTTTTCTCCAGCGTATTGGAAAGGGTTCTATATGTAAGTCAGGATCTATTGATAGATGCTGCATATTTTCAGACCGTATATGGGAAAGAACAGCCATTTTCAGAGGAATATATGAAACGTGTATGTACAGCGGCAGCTTTGCTGGGTATTTTGCTCTATAAATTGGAAATCAGAAAGGAAAAATATATGATGGATACTATGTTTATGTTAGGCCGTCTTTTGAAGCTGGCAGATAAGCTCCATAAAGAATATTGTATCAGTGAGCGCAACAATTCACTTCCAGGGCAGTTAATGGGAAATGCGGTGCTTCAGATGGCTATGCAGACACCAACGGAAGCAATGGTACGTCTGGAAGAAAAAATTGCAATGTACATTAATTGGGCGGAGACAGATAAAAAGGACAGGGGAAGATGGATACTCAGAGAAATTGAAAAGACTGTTTCAGCTATCATGGAAGATGGGGGAGGAATACTGCCAAAGCAGCCGACTTCCCAGGAAAAGACGTTATTATTATTCGGTTATATGGCATCACTTCCATTTAAGGAGAAAAATACAGTAAAATCGGAAGCAGATCAAAAATCGGAAGCAGATCAAAAAAAGGAGGAACATGATAATGAGTAA